The following proteins come from a genomic window of Burkholderia stabilis:
- a CDS encoding WD40/YVTN/BNR-like repeat-containing protein has protein sequence MTTGWETISTSFMRDDTPYGGGNFRIKGNDVMSIKLANPEVTFKPQAESDEPQRAEPTEAWMNDTGELLNRMTISFFRGTIDGGMKRHFQQVGQDAAWWYSPDWTVQFISTSWMNYKAPEAQGGDAPQTTKLWKSSNGGQTWSQLQWPESQNIGRLLFLDPQRGYAAGWGPRIWRTADGGNTWQAIDVPADAHVGGETRQDFNAISLGPDGVLRIAYHVAQTAEAPAHSVVDRLDWGQHAFVADTVLPGQVVTALDTTPESGSRYSLYTLSHLDRPENGEGRDTGHRTGAISTWTNDHPEAVQQLRTFDEKLTLDSMSIGRNGLLLVYATDPNTGSDSRGGGAPIDLTFSSTDAGKSWNQTTDKTAQGGYFDAQTNTLYWLHAYTLKKRTF, from the coding sequence ATGACGACGGGCTGGGAGACGATTTCGACAAGCTTCATGCGGGACGACACGCCGTATGGCGGTGGCAACTTCCGCATCAAGGGCAATGACGTGATGAGCATCAAGCTCGCCAATCCCGAAGTGACGTTCAAGCCCCAAGCCGAATCGGACGAGCCCCAGCGGGCCGAGCCGACCGAAGCATGGATGAACGACACCGGCGAGTTGCTGAACCGCATGACGATCAGCTTCTTCCGCGGCACCATCGACGGCGGGATGAAGCGCCATTTCCAGCAGGTCGGCCAGGATGCCGCCTGGTGGTACTCGCCGGACTGGACCGTTCAGTTCATCAGCACGTCATGGATGAACTACAAGGCTCCCGAAGCGCAAGGCGGCGACGCGCCGCAAACCACCAAGCTGTGGAAATCGAGTAATGGCGGCCAGACATGGTCGCAACTTCAATGGCCCGAAAGCCAGAACATCGGCCGCCTGCTCTTTCTCGATCCGCAACGCGGCTACGCGGCCGGCTGGGGCCCCCGCATATGGCGGACGGCGGACGGCGGAAACACGTGGCAGGCGATCGACGTGCCTGCCGATGCCCACGTCGGCGGCGAGACGCGCCAGGATTTCAATGCAATCAGCCTTGGCCCGGACGGTGTTCTGCGGATCGCCTACCATGTCGCACAGACTGCCGAAGCACCGGCTCACAGCGTGGTCGACCGGCTCGACTGGGGGCAGCACGCGTTCGTGGCAGATACCGTGCTGCCAGGCCAGGTCGTCACTGCGCTCGACACCACGCCAGAATCAGGATCACGTTATTCGCTGTACACGCTGTCGCATCTCGACCGGCCGGAAAACGGCGAGGGCCGCGACACCGGCCACCGGACGGGCGCCATTTCCACATGGACGAACGACCATCCCGAGGCCGTGCAGCAACTGCGCACGTTCGACGAGAAGCTCACACTCGACAGCATGAGCATCGGTCGCAATGGCCTCCTGCTCGTCTACGCAACCGACCCGAACACGGGAAGCGACAGCCGCGGCGGCGGCGCACCGATCGACCTGACGTTCAGCAGCACCGACGCCGGCAAGTCGTGGAATCAAACGACCGACAAGACCGCACAGGGCGGCTACTTCGACGCGCAGACCAACACGTTGTACTGGCTGCATGCGTACACGCTGAAGAAGCGAACCTTCTGA
- a CDS encoding type VI secretion system Vgr family protein: MNSQELRSALLAGPVQHERLVKLDTPLGPDVLLPQRVKGRSRLGRHFEFIVDTVSVSDNLELKKLIAQPVTLWILQADQTYAPHHGYVHAARRLGSDSGVTHYQIVFASFLHFLRFRRDQRIWQDRSADDIIADVLNQHPQAKGRFTFKLYQPLPPRSFCMQYEDDWNFVHRLMESEGLYGFWEQDKDGKSHRLVIVDRIDALPTLSPRTVRFHHAGTCDEADTLTQFSGTRTLRSVERTTRTFDYKQPPTASNPKATHTPTIANQGDLPQQLEVYEYTGAYTYPEQSRGDHLSKIWMEEQESHAKRFHGVGGVRRMDAGRTFALADHPEHDKDDAGQREFVVIETAWIIVNNLPVAGEQTALPHSLQAEVGRIVQAGGADASQVRHADGSEGFFRISVEAQRTTVPFRSPLEHAKPPMHLQSAIVVAPQGEEVHTDELNRVKVRFHWDRLNDGDEKASCWLRAVASDSGNGYGAVHPHRSGEEVLVDFVGGDCDRPIIVGKLYNGATSPQWHTNGILSGYRSKEYAGAGYNQLVLDDATAQNRVHLYSSQTNAHLHLGYLIDHTGNNRGSYLGSGFDLRSDAYGAVRANRGLYVTTYPKPPASQPLDVQETQQQLVRAEGLMEAMSDVSAQHQGESLDPGHTALKQFTDATQNSVSGSASGGRTAGGGTGSANAFKQPVMLFGSPAGIGMSTQQSAQLAADQHINLVSGQSTHVAAGKSLIASVLDRISLFAQNAGIKLFAGKGKVEVQAHADNIELTAQKALKLMAVTESIEGAAAKEILLTSGGAYIRIADGNIEVHAPGKIDIKGAQHAFSGPTHLSQAMPTLPNSGGNYDQAFIAHWAGTDIPVANTRYQMFSNGKLLSEGVTNAAGETGLTQSHVPHDVVVKFLGKSNG, translated from the coding sequence ATGAATTCGCAAGAGTTAAGAAGCGCACTGCTGGCCGGACCGGTTCAGCACGAACGGCTGGTCAAACTGGATACGCCGCTCGGCCCGGACGTCCTGCTGCCGCAGCGCGTCAAGGGACGATCGCGGCTCGGGCGCCATTTCGAGTTCATCGTCGATACCGTGTCGGTATCCGACAACCTCGAACTCAAGAAACTGATCGCGCAGCCGGTGACGCTGTGGATCCTGCAGGCCGACCAGACGTACGCGCCGCACCACGGTTACGTGCACGCGGCCCGCCGGCTCGGGTCGGACAGCGGCGTCACGCACTACCAGATCGTTTTCGCGTCGTTCCTGCACTTCCTCCGGTTCCGCCGCGATCAGCGCATCTGGCAGGACCGCTCGGCCGACGACATCATCGCCGACGTGCTGAACCAGCATCCGCAAGCCAAGGGCCGCTTCACGTTCAAGCTCTACCAGCCGCTGCCGCCGCGCTCGTTCTGCATGCAATACGAGGACGACTGGAATTTCGTGCATCGCCTGATGGAATCGGAAGGCCTGTACGGGTTCTGGGAGCAGGACAAGGACGGCAAGTCGCACCGGCTCGTCATCGTCGACCGCATCGATGCATTGCCCACGCTGTCGCCGCGAACCGTGCGCTTCCATCACGCGGGCACGTGCGACGAAGCCGACACGCTCACCCAGTTCTCCGGCACGCGCACGCTGCGAAGCGTCGAGCGCACCACCCGCACGTTCGACTACAAGCAGCCGCCCACCGCGTCCAATCCGAAAGCAACCCATACGCCGACGATCGCGAACCAGGGCGACCTGCCGCAGCAGCTCGAAGTCTACGAATACACGGGCGCCTACACGTACCCCGAGCAGTCCCGCGGCGACCATCTGTCGAAGATCTGGATGGAGGAACAGGAGTCGCACGCGAAGCGCTTTCACGGCGTCGGCGGCGTGCGGCGCATGGATGCGGGCCGCACGTTCGCGCTCGCGGATCACCCCGAACACGACAAGGACGATGCCGGCCAGCGCGAATTCGTCGTGATCGAGACGGCCTGGATCATCGTCAACAACCTGCCCGTCGCCGGCGAGCAGACCGCCCTGCCGCACAGCCTGCAGGCCGAGGTCGGCCGCATCGTGCAGGCCGGCGGCGCCGACGCGTCGCAAGTTCGCCATGCCGACGGCAGCGAGGGCTTTTTCCGGATCAGCGTCGAAGCACAGCGCACGACCGTACCGTTCCGCAGCCCGCTCGAGCATGCGAAACCGCCGATGCACCTGCAATCGGCGATCGTCGTCGCGCCGCAAGGCGAGGAAGTCCACACCGACGAACTGAACCGGGTCAAGGTCCGCTTCCATTGGGACCGCCTCAACGACGGCGACGAGAAAGCATCGTGCTGGCTGCGCGCCGTGGCGTCGGATTCGGGTAACGGCTACGGCGCCGTTCACCCGCACCGCAGCGGCGAGGAGGTGCTGGTCGATTTCGTCGGCGGCGACTGCGACCGCCCGATCATCGTCGGCAAGCTGTACAACGGCGCGACGAGCCCGCAGTGGCACACCAACGGGATCCTGTCCGGCTACCGGTCGAAGGAATACGCGGGCGCCGGCTACAACCAGCTGGTGCTCGACGACGCGACGGCGCAGAACCGCGTGCACCTGTACAGCAGCCAGACCAACGCGCACCTGCACCTCGGCTACCTGATCGACCACACGGGCAACAACCGCGGCAGCTATCTCGGCAGCGGCTTCGACCTGCGTTCGGACGCATACGGCGCCGTGCGCGCGAATCGCGGCCTGTACGTCACGACGTATCCGAAACCGCCGGCGAGCCAGCCGCTCGACGTGCAGGAAACGCAACAGCAGCTCGTTCGCGCGGAAGGGCTGATGGAGGCCATGTCGGACGTCAGCGCGCAGCATCAGGGCGAATCGCTCGACCCCGGCCACACGGCGCTGAAGCAGTTCACCGACGCGACGCAGAACAGCGTGAGCGGCAGCGCATCCGGCGGGCGCACCGCGGGCGGCGGAACCGGCAGCGCCAACGCGTTCAAGCAGCCCGTGATGCTGTTCGGCAGCCCGGCCGGCATCGGGATGTCCACGCAGCAGTCCGCACAGCTTGCAGCGGACCAGCACATCAACCTCGTCAGCGGGCAAAGCACGCACGTCGCCGCGGGGAAATCGCTGATCGCGAGCGTCCTCGACCGGATCAGCCTGTTCGCGCAGAACGCGGGGATCAAACTGTTCGCCGGCAAGGGCAAGGTCGAAGTCCAGGCGCACGCGGACAACATCGAGCTGACCGCGCAGAAGGCGCTGAAGCTGATGGCCGTCACCGAGTCGATCGAAGGCGCGGCGGCAAAGGAAATCCTGCTGACGTCCGGCGGCGCCTACATCCGCATCGCGGACGGCAACATCGAAGTGCACGCGCCCGGCAAGATCGACATCAAGGGGGCGCAGCACGCGTTCAGCGGGCCGACGCACCTGTCGCAAGCCATGCCGACGCTGCCGAACTCGGGCGGCAACTACGATCAGGCGTTCATCGCGCACTGGGCCGGCACCGACATTCCGGTCGCGAACACGCGGTACCAGATGTTCTCGAACGGCAAGCTGCTTTCGGAAGGCGTCACCAACGCGGCGGGAGAGACGGGGCTCACGCAGAGCCACGTGCCGCATGACGTCGTGGTCAAGTTTCTAGGGAAATCGAATGGCTGA
- a CDS encoding pilin produces MAAGFTLIELMIVLAIVGVVAAYAIPAYQDYLARSRVGEGLALASSARLAVADNAASGASLDGGYSAPAATRNVESVAIDDETGEITVAFTTRVAASGANTLVLVPSAPDNADTPTARESLKKGAMQAGAITWECFAAGKDASSLPAPGAGPVPGTAATLPAKYAPAECRA; encoded by the coding sequence CTGGCGGCCGGCTTCACGCTGATCGAGCTGATGATCGTCCTGGCGATCGTCGGCGTCGTCGCAGCCTATGCGATTCCCGCGTACCAGGACTACCTCGCGCGTTCGCGCGTCGGCGAGGGGCTCGCGCTCGCGTCGTCCGCGCGCCTCGCGGTCGCCGACAACGCGGCAAGTGGCGCGAGCCTCGATGGCGGCTACAGTGCGCCGGCCGCGACCCGCAACGTCGAATCCGTGGCCATCGACGACGAGACCGGCGAGATCACGGTCGCGTTCACCACCCGCGTTGCCGCGTCCGGCGCGAATACGCTGGTGCTCGTGCCGTCCGCGCCCGACAACGCCGACACCCCCACCGCGCGCGAGTCACTCAAAAAGGGCGCGATGCAAGCCGGCGCGATCACGTGGGAGTGTTTCGCCGCCGGCAAGGACGCATCGTCGTTGCCGGCGCCGGGGGCCGGGCCGGTGCCGGGCACTGCCGCGACGTTGCCGGCGAAATATGCGCCGGCCGAGTGCCGCGCATAG
- a CDS encoding TonB family protein — MAIRSTYLILPAVAMLFSGCAMLSSSQESKLTCHIPRAVYPDTAKPLTRPATVLVRALMTTSGEAQNVTVTTSSRNAAADRAAVDAMTHATCVQTGATANPFLLTQPFVFEPRRGE; from the coding sequence ATGGCTATTCGCTCGACCTACCTGATCCTGCCCGCCGTCGCGATGCTGTTTTCCGGCTGCGCGATGCTGTCGTCGTCGCAGGAAAGCAAGCTGACCTGCCACATTCCGCGCGCCGTCTACCCGGATACCGCGAAGCCGCTCACGCGCCCGGCGACCGTGCTCGTGCGCGCGCTGATGACGACGTCCGGCGAAGCGCAGAACGTGACCGTGACGACGAGCAGCCGCAATGCGGCGGCGGATCGCGCGGCCGTCGATGCAATGACGCACGCGACCTGCGTGCAGACCGGTGCGACCGCGAACCCGTTCCTGCTTACGCAACCGTTCGTGTTCGAGCCGCGACGCGGCGAATGA
- the moaC gene encoding cyclic pyranopterin monophosphate synthase MoaC, whose amino-acid sequence MSGLTHFDAAGHAHMVDVGGKQETQRIAIARGTIRMLPATFALIRDGKAKKGDVLGVARIAAIQGAKRTADLIPLCHPLALTRVAVDFELDDALPGVHCVVQVETFGRTGVEMEALTAVQVGLLTVYDMCKAVDRGMVITDVSVREKRGGKSGDWKAEE is encoded by the coding sequence ATGTCAGGACTCACCCATTTCGACGCCGCCGGCCATGCGCACATGGTCGACGTCGGCGGCAAGCAGGAAACCCAGCGCATCGCGATCGCGCGCGGCACGATCCGGATGCTGCCGGCCACGTTCGCGCTGATCCGCGACGGCAAGGCCAAGAAAGGCGACGTGCTCGGCGTTGCGCGCATCGCGGCCATCCAAGGCGCCAAGCGCACGGCCGACCTCATTCCGCTGTGCCATCCGCTCGCGCTGACGCGCGTAGCCGTCGACTTCGAACTCGACGACGCGCTGCCGGGCGTCCACTGCGTCGTGCAGGTCGAGACGTTCGGCCGGACCGGCGTCGAGATGGAAGCGCTGACCGCCGTGCAGGTCGGGCTGCTGACCGTCTACGACATGTGCAAGGCCGTCGATCGCGGGATGGTGATCACCGACGTGAGCGTGCGGGAAAAGCGCGGCGGCAAGTCGGGCGACTGGAAGGCGGAAGAGTAA
- a CDS encoding restriction endonuclease gives MKKSRRAKPEQPGIAFEKVVAAIQSQIDPQATVTHSEFLIDRLGQRRQFDVVVRGTFAGQRMLGVIECKDLGGKVGTPDVDAFVTKAHDIKANFKVLVSRRGFTKPALAKCAHYGVQALSLLDNDPANRNFFIGTRWEADVIRWGRLSLSLHFVNEPAQPVHFDAGNVIIAGKRVIDWFTNYLLDNTAEVSGFGWVVNFRGVFDKPQTVAVRAGEEYQCSAISFAAERVCQQLERYVGISGTGFYSWLEQKATFPPGTQILMDAVPMDFAQWQPRGGEQRPTTGFLEVKLEVHSMFDRVPDAIQLDAL, from the coding sequence ATGAAGAAGTCACGCCGCGCAAAACCTGAACAGCCGGGCATCGCCTTCGAGAAGGTGGTTGCCGCGATTCAGTCGCAGATCGATCCGCAAGCTACCGTGACGCACAGCGAATTTCTGATCGACCGTCTCGGCCAAAGACGGCAGTTTGATGTGGTCGTGCGGGGAACGTTCGCTGGTCAACGGATGTTGGGAGTCATCGAGTGCAAGGATTTGGGCGGCAAGGTCGGAACGCCGGACGTTGACGCGTTCGTCACGAAGGCGCACGACATCAAGGCCAACTTCAAGGTACTGGTATCGCGTCGCGGTTTCACCAAACCGGCGCTGGCGAAATGTGCGCATTATGGCGTGCAGGCGCTTTCGTTGCTGGACAACGATCCTGCAAACAGGAATTTCTTTATCGGCACGCGGTGGGAAGCAGACGTTATCCGATGGGGACGGCTCTCGTTATCGCTCCATTTTGTCAATGAACCAGCACAACCTGTCCACTTCGACGCGGGAAATGTCATCATTGCTGGGAAGAGGGTGATCGACTGGTTCACGAACTATCTTCTCGATAACACAGCGGAAGTCTCAGGCTTCGGATGGGTAGTGAACTTCCGGGGAGTGTTCGACAAACCACAGACAGTCGCGGTGCGTGCTGGCGAAGAATATCAATGTTCCGCGATCTCGTTTGCGGCGGAGCGGGTTTGCCAACAGCTTGAACGATACGTTGGCATTAGCGGAACCGGCTTCTATAGCTGGCTTGAACAAAAGGCTACGTTTCCGCCCGGTACGCAAATTCTGATGGATGCTGTCCCTATGGATTTCGCGCAATGGCAACCGCGTGGTGGTGAGCAAAGGCCAACGACCGGATTCTTGGAAGTTAAACTGGAAGTCCATTCCATGTTTGATCGGGTTCCTGACGCGATTCAACTGGATGCGCTGTAG
- a CDS encoding TerC family protein codes for MLEFLTSLHWGAVLQIVIIDILLGGDNAVVIALACRNLPANQRLRGVVWGTAGAILLRVALITFAVALLDVPFLKFGGGLLLLWIGIKLMAPAADAHDHIKPADRLWDAVKTIVIADAVMSLDNVIAIAGAAEQADPSHRIALVIFGLVVSVPIIVWGSTLVLKLLDRFPVVVTLGAALLGWIAGGLIVHDPVGDRWPVLDTPAAIYGASMAGALFVVAAGYALRRSRGVPGAH; via the coding sequence ATGCTCGAATTCCTGACATCGCTGCACTGGGGCGCCGTTCTCCAGATCGTCATCATCGATATCCTGCTCGGCGGCGACAACGCGGTCGTGATCGCGCTCGCCTGCCGCAACCTGCCGGCGAACCAGCGGCTGCGCGGCGTCGTCTGGGGCACCGCGGGGGCGATCCTGCTGCGCGTCGCGCTGATCACGTTCGCGGTCGCGCTGCTCGACGTGCCGTTCCTGAAGTTCGGCGGCGGGCTGCTGCTGCTGTGGATCGGCATCAAGCTGATGGCGCCGGCCGCCGACGCGCACGACCACATCAAACCGGCCGACCGGCTGTGGGATGCCGTGAAGACCATCGTGATCGCCGACGCGGTGATGAGCCTCGACAACGTGATCGCGATCGCCGGCGCGGCCGAGCAGGCCGATCCGTCGCACCGCATCGCGCTCGTGATCTTCGGGCTGGTCGTCAGCGTGCCGATCATCGTGTGGGGCAGCACGCTGGTGCTGAAACTGCTCGACCGCTTCCCCGTCGTCGTGACGCTCGGCGCCGCGCTGCTCGGCTGGATCGCGGGCGGGCTGATCGTGCACGACCCGGTCGGCGATCGCTGGCCGGTGCTCGATACGCCGGCTGCGATCTACGGCGCGAGCATGGCCGGTGCGCTGTTCGTCGTGGCGGCCGGTTATGCGCTCAGGCGGAGCCGCGGCGTGCCGGGCGCGCACTGA
- a CDS encoding PglL family O-oligosaccharyltransferase, which produces MPSTFSRSLSLVALAVALIVPYAITNHTYPIPTFYSEFSALVLYLLVGLSVVLLARTERPAEPFAAPAAFVVPLGFAAVLIAQVALMPLKVPSMNWLAAGYLAAALVAMQAGYALARGGLAEAVSRMMAGALLVGGVFAVGTQIVQLFHLESAVSPFVVMYNVAIDRRPYGNMAQANHLATYIAFALAGALYLVQTRRLAVWAWFVLSIVLSVGLALTVSRGPWLQVAVMVVAGFWMAWLESRRAPGNARAWLIPVVLAVAFIAVNVAVRWANVHYHLNLAESAADRMRDAGQIAPRLALWKYGLAMFREHPLLGVGWGEFPSYQFALVRTLGGVEIANNSHDIFIDLLAKSGLAGLGVLAVTLVMWFVRALRAPQSSMRVFGFALIGILLMHALVEYPQQYMFFLLPAMFVIGLLDVKPLRILPGRAAFGLFAVLSFGGVLAAVPVLRDYQRAEVLYYGNDPAAQYRDAPSLLFGAWGDYGAATLLAISPEDLPAKLAAHERAIALLPGETVLRRYAALQALAGREADALDTVARLHVFAKELKDWPQQLAALYKLCDQQPALKGFKAAVVAKYGEVPAAVDDDSDDDDSE; this is translated from the coding sequence ATGCCTTCTACTTTTTCCCGTTCGTTGTCGCTCGTTGCGCTGGCTGTCGCCCTGATCGTGCCGTACGCGATCACGAATCACACGTATCCGATCCCGACCTTCTATTCCGAGTTTTCCGCGCTGGTGCTGTATCTGCTCGTGGGGCTGTCGGTCGTGCTGCTCGCACGCACGGAGCGCCCGGCCGAGCCGTTTGCCGCGCCCGCCGCGTTCGTCGTGCCGCTCGGGTTCGCCGCGGTGCTCATCGCGCAGGTCGCGCTGATGCCGCTCAAGGTGCCGTCGATGAACTGGCTGGCGGCCGGCTATCTCGCCGCCGCGCTGGTCGCGATGCAGGCCGGCTACGCGCTCGCGCGCGGCGGGCTGGCCGAAGCCGTTTCGCGGATGATGGCGGGTGCGCTGCTCGTCGGCGGCGTGTTCGCGGTCGGCACCCAGATCGTGCAGTTGTTCCACCTCGAGTCGGCCGTGTCGCCGTTCGTCGTGATGTACAACGTCGCGATCGATCGCCGCCCGTACGGCAACATGGCGCAGGCGAACCATCTGGCGACCTACATCGCGTTCGCGCTCGCGGGCGCGCTGTATCTCGTGCAGACGCGCCGGCTCGCGGTATGGGCATGGTTCGTGTTGTCGATCGTGCTGTCGGTCGGTCTCGCGCTGACGGTGTCGCGCGGGCCGTGGCTGCAGGTCGCGGTGATGGTCGTCGCGGGCTTCTGGATGGCGTGGCTCGAATCGCGCCGCGCGCCGGGCAATGCGCGCGCGTGGCTGATCCCGGTGGTGCTCGCGGTGGCGTTCATCGCGGTGAACGTCGCGGTGCGCTGGGCCAACGTGCACTATCACCTGAATCTCGCGGAATCGGCGGCCGACCGCATGCGCGACGCGGGGCAGATCGCGCCGCGCCTCGCGCTGTGGAAGTACGGGCTCGCGATGTTCCGCGAGCACCCGCTGCTCGGCGTGGGCTGGGGCGAATTCCCGTCGTACCAGTTCGCGCTCGTGCGTACGCTCGGCGGCGTCGAGATCGCGAACAACTCGCACGACATCTTCATCGACCTGCTCGCGAAGTCCGGTCTCGCCGGTCTCGGCGTGCTCGCGGTTACGCTCGTGATGTGGTTCGTGCGTGCGCTGCGCGCGCCGCAGTCGAGCATGCGCGTGTTCGGCTTCGCGCTGATCGGCATCCTGCTGATGCATGCGCTGGTCGAATACCCGCAGCAGTACATGTTCTTCCTGCTGCCGGCGATGTTCGTGATCGGGCTGCTCGACGTGAAGCCGCTGCGCATCTTGCCTGGCCGTGCGGCATTCGGGCTGTTCGCGGTGCTGTCGTTCGGCGGCGTGCTGGCGGCGGTGCCCGTGCTGCGCGACTACCAGCGTGCGGAAGTGCTGTACTACGGCAACGACCCGGCCGCGCAGTACCGCGACGCGCCGTCGCTGCTGTTCGGCGCCTGGGGCGATTACGGTGCGGCGACGTTGCTCGCGATCTCGCCGGAAGACTTGCCGGCCAAGCTCGCCGCGCATGAGCGTGCGATCGCGCTGCTGCCCGGCGAGACGGTGCTGCGCCGCTACGCGGCGCTGCAGGCGTTGGCGGGCCGCGAGGCCGACGCGCTCGATACCGTCGCGCGCCTGCATGTGTTCGCGAAGGAACTGAAGGACTGGCCGCAACAACTGGCTGCGCTGTACAAGCTGTGCGACCAGCAGCCGGCGCTGAAGGGGTTCAAGGCGGCTGTCGTCGCGAAGTACGGGGAAGTGCCGGCCGCCGTGGACGACGATTCTGACGACGACGATTCGGAGTAA
- a CDS encoding HNH endonuclease encodes MPLSPHQISAMYEAAKRVYSDGQKPARALDGLEADGVPRAVASACIRNYQHMRRGERYRRTLTGATAEYLLDRIHQEFGHAGLKLALQSLWTHIEYLEPVRRSVCRQERTLHERFSARLSVTAAPIYPDEVSPHDFENRKFIEGATRQVLVSQYERDSRARSACIQHWGAVCYVCRFDFQKIYGDMGRGFIHVHHLKDIASIGIEYEVDPHADLRPVCPNCHAMLHTQRPAIDIDELKAMLAARRSRSNR; translated from the coding sequence ATGCCTCTCTCTCCACATCAGATTTCAGCAATGTACGAAGCCGCGAAGCGTGTCTACTCGGACGGCCAGAAGCCTGCACGGGCACTCGACGGACTCGAAGCTGACGGCGTACCAAGGGCAGTAGCCTCCGCTTGCATTCGGAACTACCAGCACATGCGGCGTGGTGAACGCTATCGACGGACGCTCACGGGGGCGACGGCGGAATATTTGCTGGATCGCATTCATCAAGAATTCGGGCACGCTGGACTGAAACTGGCGCTGCAATCGCTGTGGACGCACATCGAATATCTAGAGCCAGTTCGGCGGTCCGTATGCCGTCAAGAGCGAACGCTTCATGAGCGGTTCTCAGCACGATTATCGGTCACCGCGGCGCCGATCTATCCAGATGAAGTATCTCCGCATGACTTCGAGAACCGTAAGTTCATCGAAGGCGCGACGCGACAAGTGCTTGTCAGTCAGTACGAGCGTGATTCGCGTGCACGGTCGGCCTGCATACAGCATTGGGGTGCGGTGTGTTATGTATGCAGGTTCGATTTTCAGAAAATATATGGCGACATGGGGCGTGGATTCATTCACGTACATCACCTTAAAGACATTGCTAGCATTGGCATTGAATATGAGGTTGATCCTCATGCCGATCTTCGACCTGTATGCCCGAATTGCCATGCAATGCTACATACACAACGCCCAGCCATTGACATTGATGAGTTGAAAGCAATGCTGGCCGCAAGGCGCAGCCGTTCCAATCGTTGA